GGGTAGATGCGCGCCTTGGCGCGGTACCCGACGGCCATCCTGATCACCTCGTCGAGATCCTCGAGCACCATGATCTTGCGCCCGGTCGTCAGGCTGATCAGGGTGTCGGGGGTGGACTCGATGAACTCGATCAGATCGGCGTTCACCACCAGCTCCCTGCCATTTAGTTTCGTGACTTTAATCATGAACTTTAGCTCCCAGACGAGGATTCTCCGGGTGCGGGCGGCCGGCGACCGGTCATGCCGCCGGGCCCGCCCACGGATCTAACCCCCCTGTCGGGCCGCCACCTAG
The genomic region above belongs to bacterium and contains:
- a CDS encoding flagellar FlbD family protein, which produces MIKVTKLNGRELVVNADLIEFIESTPDTLISLTTGRKIMVLEDLDEVIRMAVGYRAKARIYPIPTGGTGSVFEG